The Dioscorea cayenensis subsp. rotundata cultivar TDr96_F1 chromosome 7, TDr96_F1_v2_PseudoChromosome.rev07_lg8_w22 25.fasta, whole genome shotgun sequence genome includes a region encoding these proteins:
- the LOC120264637 gene encoding UPF0496 protein 1-like — protein sequence MGCINSTAADSPTIRRSTRRAISTVATDAATLHSLSFTALRAAASALIDVNRDALDNIGQLKDEISSNPDLLFFVKHYLQISIDTLQFFTALKDSLSKARETELLVRDALLLFEDGHDPSAALEKLQEFKDEGDPFTEKFVDEFKLLCERQQSILHDLLLRKKDLDQKLREVKAWRKVWNIVYSAVFAAVLISSVVLAAVAAPPAVTAAAAAASGAMAPLQQWLDSLWDNFQNPYEEGRKIFDSLGKETSFAIHELNSIRSLVDNLEGKIKSMIHRAEFAINGEKEEEVKVVMIEIKLKAGEFAKSVEQLEKEVDRRGDELKRATATILQTVTD from the coding sequence ATGGGTTGCATCAACAGCACCGCCGCCGACTCCCCGACCATCCGCCGAAGCACGCGCAGAGCCATCTCCACCGTTGCCACTGACGCCGCCACACTCCACTCCCTCTCCTTCACAGCCCTCCGCGCCGCCGCCTCCGCCCTCATCGATGTCAACCGCGATGCCCTTGACAACATCGGCCAGCTCAAAGATGAGATCTCCTCCAACCCTGACCTCCTCTTCTTCGTCAAACACTACCTCCAGATCAGCATCGACACTCTCCAATTCTTCACCGCTCTCAAGGACTCCCTCTCCAAAGCCCGTGAAACCGAGCTCCTTGTTCGTGACGCCCTGCTCCTTTTTGAAGATGGTCATGACCCCTCCGCAGCGCTCGAGAAGCTCCAGGAGTTCAAGGACGAGGGCGATCCCTTCACTGAGAAGTTCGTCGATGAGTTCAAGCTCTTGTGCGAGCGCCAGCAGTCCATCCTCCATGATCTCCTCCTCCGCAAGAAAGATCTAGATCAGAAGCTCCGTGAAGTCAAGGCATGGAGGAAGGTCTGGAACATTGTTTACTCTGCTGTCTTCGCTGCCGTTTTGATCTCCTCCGTTGTGCTCGCTGCTGTTGCTGCGCCGCCGGCGGTGACAGCCGCTGCTGCGGCCGCGTCCGGCGCCATGGCGCCGCTCCAGCAGTGGCTGGATTCATTGTGGGACAACTTTCAGAACCCCTATGAGGAGGGCAGGAAGATCTTTGATTCACTGGGAAAGGAGACCTCATTCGCTATTCATGAGCTGAATAGCATTAGGTCTCTTGTTGATAATTTAGAGGGAAAGATTAAGTCTATGATTCACAGAGCTGAGTTCGCCATTAATGgggaaaaggaagaagaggtGAAGGTGGTCATGATTGAGATCAAACTCAAGGCCGGAGAGTTTGCGAAGAGTGTGGAGCAATTAGAGAAGGAGGTGGACCGGCGAGGTGATGAACTAAAGAGGGCCACTGCTACTATTTTGCAAACTGTCACTGACTGA
- the LOC120264772 gene encoding UPF0496 protein 1-like, translated as MDKSWMNKSRLSQEYVDGLERFLDFAFNNSSSDNKIDIPVGSSMEKMFLYRELLLETLLHLVLLVILRETTHPPDKMEFKDEVDPFTEKFKEEFKLVCERQQCILHDLLLHKQDLDQKLYEVKAWRKVWNIVYSAVFAAILISSIVLAAVAAPPAVTAAAAAASEERKIIDSLEKETSFAINELNGIRSLVDSLEGKIRTMIHRIEFTIDGKEEQDRADSRHD; from the exons ATGGACAAGAGTTGGATGAATAAGTCAAGATTGAGTCAAGAATATGTGGATGGACTTGAACGATTTCTTGATTTTGCATTTAATAATTCAAGCAGCGATAACAAGATT GATATACCTGTTGGTTCTTCCATGGAGAAAATGTTCCTTTATCGAGAACTTCTTCTAGAAACACTCCTTCATCTAGTTCTACTAGTCATCCTACGAGAAACAACACATCCACCAGATAAGATG GAGTTCAAGGACGAGGTTGATCCCTTCACGGAGAAGTTCAAGGAAGAGTTCAAGCTCGTGTGCGAGCGCCAGCAGTGCATCCTCCATGACCTCCTCCTTCACAAGCAAGATCTAGATCAGAAACTCTACGAAGTCAAGGCTTGGAGGAAGGTCTGGAACATTGTTTACTCTGCTGTCTTTGCTGCCATTTTGATCTCCTCCATTGTGCTCGCTGCTGTCGCTGCGCCACCGGCGGTGACGGCCGCTGCCGCCGCAGCTTCTG AGGAGAGGAAGATCATTGATTCACTGGAGAAGGAGACCTCATTCGCCATTAATGAGCTGAATGGCATTAGATCTCTTGTTGATAGTTTGGAGGGGAAGATTAGGACTATGATTCACAGAATTGAGTTTACCATTGATGGGAAAGAGGAACAAGATCGAGCTGACAGTCGCCATGATTGA
- the LOC120264768 gene encoding UPF0496 protein 1-like, translated as MGCIHSTPAADESPSVSPTLPRSTRSAISTVATDAATLHSLSFTALRAAASALIDVNRDALDNIGQLKDEISSNPDLLFFVKYYLQTSIATLRFFTALKDSLSKARETELLVRDAVLLFEEGHDPSAALEKLQEFKDEGDPFTAKFVDEFKLVCERQQSILHDLLLRKKDLDQKLREVKAWRKVWNIVYSAVFAAVLISSVVLAAVAAPPAVTAAAAAASGAMAPLQQWLDSMWDKFQNPFEADRKIIDSLGKETSFAIHELNSIRSLVDSLEGKIRSMIHRAELAIDGEDEEEVKVVMIEIKLKAGEFAKSVEQLEKEVDRRGDELKRATATILQAVTD; from the coding sequence ATGGGTTGCATCCACAGCACCCCCGCCGCCGATGAGTCCCCTTCCGTCTCTCCGACACTCCCCCGAAGCACGCGCAGCGCCATCTCCACCGTCGCCACCGACGCCGCCACACTCCACTCTCTCTCCTTCACCGCCCTCCGAGCCGCCGCCTCCGCCCTCATCGACGTCAACCGCGATGCCCTCGACAACATCGGCCAGCTCAAAGACGAGATCTCCTCCAACCCTGACCTCCTCTTCTTCGTCAAATACTACCTCCAGACCAGCATCGCCACTCTTCGCTTCTTCACTGCTCTCAAGGACTCCCTCTCCAAAGCCCGTGAAACCGAGCTTCTTGTCCGTGACGCCGTGCTCCTCTTCGAAGAAGGTCACGACCCCTCCGCCGCTCTCGAGAAGCTCCAGGAGTTCAAGGACGAGGGCGATCCCTTCACTGCGAAGTTCGTCGATGAGTTCAAGCTCGTGTGCGAGCGCCAGCAGTCCATCCTCCATGATCTCCTCCTCCGCAAGAAAGATCTAGATCAGAAGCTCCGTGAAGTCAAGGCATGGAGGAAGGTCTGGAACATTGTTTACTCTGCTGTCTTCGCTGCCGTTTTGATCTCCTCCGTTGTGCTCGCTGCTGTTGCTGCGCCGCCGGCAGTGACAGCCGCTGCTGCGGCCGCGTCCGGCGCCATGGCGCCGCTCCAGCAGTGGCTGGATTCAATGTGGGACAAGTTTCAGAACCCCTTTGAGGCGGACAGGAAGATCATTGATTCACTGGGGAAGGAGACCTCATTCGCCATTCATGAGCTGAATAGCATTAGGTCTCTTGTTGATAGTTTGGAGGGGAAGATTAGGTCTATGATTCACAGAGCTGAGCTCGCCATTGATggggaagatgaagaagaggtgaAGGTGGTCATGATTGAGATCAAACTCAAGGCCGGAGAGTTTGCGAAGAGTGTGGAGCAATTAGAGAAGGAGGTGGACCGGCGAGGTGATGAACTGAAGAGGGCCACTGCTACTATTTTGCAGGCTGTCACTGATTGA